A genomic segment from Clostridia bacterium encodes:
- the pstC gene encoding phosphate ABC transporter permease subunit PstC — protein sequence MRARRLLLTTSRSSRIADNAFKYAMLACSLSVLAIVVLVLLELYSQSKPSLLQFGFKFFTGTNWDPVSGEFGALPFLYGTIVSSLLALFLAVPLSVGVAVFITEMCPRSVRGIFSFMVELLAAIPSVIYGLWAIFVLAPLLRERVQPALARTLGWTGLFDGPAYGIGMLAAGIVLAIMIVPIISSITREVLVAVPQHQREAALALGATRWEMIRIGVLRNARAGVLGAIILGLGRALGETMAVTMVIGNRPEIAKSLFAPGYTMASVIANEFSEATDDLYLSALVEIGLALLIVTLIVNGLARLLVWSITRGTPAGVHAQ from the coding sequence ATGCGCGCGCGGCGGCTTCTGCTCACAACCAGCCGTTCCAGCCGAATTGCCGATAACGCCTTCAAGTACGCCATGCTGGCATGTTCGCTCTCGGTGCTCGCCATAGTCGTTCTTGTGTTGCTCGAACTCTATTCCCAGTCGAAGCCATCGCTGCTGCAATTCGGGTTCAAGTTCTTCACCGGCACCAACTGGGATCCGGTTTCCGGCGAATTCGGCGCGCTGCCCTTCCTTTACGGAACAATCGTTTCTTCGCTCCTCGCGCTGTTCTTAGCCGTACCGCTTTCAGTTGGTGTCGCTGTCTTCATCACCGAGATGTGCCCGCGGTCAGTTCGCGGCATTTTCTCCTTCATGGTCGAGTTGCTGGCGGCGATTCCAAGCGTTATCTATGGTCTTTGGGCGATCTTCGTTCTTGCCCCTCTTCTGCGTGAACGTGTGCAGCCTGCGCTGGCGCGCACGCTGGGCTGGACAGGCCTGTTCGACGGACCGGCTTACGGCATTGGCATGTTGGCCGCCGGAATCGTGCTTGCCATCATGATTGTCCCCATCATCTCTTCCATTACTCGCGAGGTGCTGGTCGCTGTTCCGCAGCATCAGCGCGAAGCGGCGCTGGCGCTTGGCGCCACGCGTTGGGAGATGATTCGCATCGGCGTCCTGCGCAATGCTCGTGCCGGCGTTCTCGGAGCCATCATCCTCGGCCTGGGACGCGCGCTCGGCGAAACCATGGCTGTAACAATGGTCATCGGCAATAGGCCGGAGATTGCGAAGTCGCTCTTCGCGCCTGGATACACAATGGCCAGTGTTATCGCCAATGAATTCAGCGAAGCTACCGATGACCTTTACCTGAGTGCGCTAGTCGAGATTGGGCTCGCGCTGCTGATCGTGACGCTCATCGTGAACGGCCTGGCGCGCCTGCTGGTCTGGTCGATAACTCGCGGAACGCCTGCGGGGGTCCATGCACAATAA
- the pstA gene encoding phosphate ABC transporter permease PstA yields the protein MHNNAAPMRNVGIFRKLKDHIATFAAALAAILVLAPLVSVFAYLVYKGIGSINIEFLTHTPQPVGELGGGMANAIVGSGLILGIASLIGVPLGIGAGVYLAEYGRNRYSNYVRFTADVLNGVPSIVIGIAVYSLVVLRQGHFSAFSGGIALAIMMVPTIARTTEEMLLMVPLSVREAALGLGIPQWRSTVSISLRTAASGVITGVMLAFARVAGETAPLLFTAFGNQFWSLKPNQPTAALPLQIFTYAISPFDEWHRQAWAGALVLIALIVGTVAIVRLVASRGMMRHSA from the coding sequence ATGCACAATAACGCCGCACCCATGCGGAATGTCGGAATCTTCCGCAAACTGAAAGACCACATTGCGACTTTTGCCGCCGCACTCGCTGCCATTCTGGTGCTTGCGCCTCTCGTGTCAGTCTTCGCATATCTGGTTTACAAGGGCATAGGCTCCATCAACATAGAGTTCCTGACGCACACCCCGCAACCGGTTGGTGAACTCGGCGGAGGCATGGCGAACGCCATCGTCGGTTCAGGACTGATTCTTGGGATTGCCAGCCTTATCGGCGTGCCGCTGGGCATCGGCGCGGGCGTCTATCTCGCCGAGTACGGTCGTAATCGATATTCGAACTACGTTCGGTTCACGGCTGACGTGCTCAACGGCGTACCTTCCATCGTGATCGGAATAGCGGTCTATTCACTCGTGGTGCTCAGGCAGGGACATTTCTCGGCTTTCTCTGGAGGAATAGCGCTGGCCATCATGATGGTGCCGACGATTGCGCGCACGACCGAAGAAATGTTGCTGATGGTGCCGCTCAGTGTTCGCGAAGCTGCACTCGGCCTGGGCATTCCACAGTGGCGCAGCACGGTTTCGATTTCATTGCGCACGGCGGCTTCCGGGGTTATCACTGGAGTCATGCTGGCCTTCGCGCGTGTCGCCGGCGAGACTGCGCCGCTGTTGTTTACCGCTTTCGGCAACCAGTTCTGGAGTCTGAAGCCGAATCAGCCCACCGCCGCTTTGCCATTACAGATCTTCACGTACGCCATTTCGCCGTTCGATGAATGGCATCGGCAGGCCTGGGCGGGAGCTCTCGTGCTCATCGCGCTCATAGTTGGCACGGTGGCAATAGTGCGTCTGGTCGCCAGTCGCGGCATGATGCGGCACTCTGCGTAG